Proteins from one Trichoplusia ni isolate ovarian cell line Hi5 chromosome 9, tn1, whole genome shotgun sequence genomic window:
- the LOC113497192 gene encoding glyoxylate reductase/hydroxypyruvate reductase-like, translating into MIYKRVSPFVPSLLRSVARQSEFVTNPVKIMKCDSKFEVFVTRADMPESGIEMIRRECNVKLWNRSSPVPRDEFLKLVPGVNAIYCCLTDKIDKELLDAAGPELKAVATMSVGYDHIDIQECNKRGIRVGYTPDVLTDATAELTVALLLATARRLPEAQAAARDGGWESWSPMWMTGPGLADSTVGIVGFGRIGQAVARRVKGFNTKDIIYCSRTARHEAKEVGARKVEFDDLLAESDFVICCAVLVPETRHMFNRVAFDKMKRTAIFINTSRGGTVDQEALTEALQHKIIRGAGLDVTTPEPLPLDHPLLSLNNCIVLPHIGSATIDARKTMAELTAVNILEALKGFEMPSELKIT; encoded by the exons atgatttataaaagaGTGTCGCCGTTCGTGCCATCGTTACTACGATCTGTTGCTCGGCAGAGTGAATTTGTGACAAATCCGGTTAAAATCATGAAGTGCGACTCAAAGTTCGAAGTGTTTGTGACTCGGGCTGATATGCCAGAGAGTGGCATTGAGATGATACGAAGAGA ATGTAATGTCAAACTGTGGAATAGATCTTCTCCGGTCCCAAGAGATGAGTTCCTCAAGTTGGTGCCGGGGGTCAATGCCATCTATTGCTGTCTCACCGATAAGATTGACAAGGAGTTGTTGGATGCAGCTGGACCAGAGCTAAAGGCGGTGGCGACCATGTCTGTGGGATATGACCATATTGATATTCAAGAGTGCAACAAGAGAGGCATTCGAGTTGGCTACACACCAGATGTACTTACAGATGCAACGGCTGAGCTAACT GTTGCCCTTCTGCTGGCAACAGCACGGCGTCTGCCTGAAGCGCAGGCCGCAGCGCGCGACGGCGGCTGGGAGTCGTGGTCGCCTATGTGGATGACGGGTCCTGGTCTGGCTGATTCCACGGTTGGTATCGTTGGCTTCGGTAGGATTGGCCAGGCTGTGGCCCGTCGTGTCAAGGGCTTCAACACCAAAGACATTATTTACTGCAGCCGCACTGCGCGCCATGAAGCGAAAGAGGTCGGAGCCCGTAAAGTTGAATTTGATGATCTACTGGCCGAGAGCGACTTCGTTATTTGCTGTGCCGTATTAGTACCCGAAACCAGACACATGTTTAACCGAGTAGCTTTTGATAAAATGAAGAGGACAGCTATCTTTATCAATACTAGCCGAGGGGGTACTGTAGACCAAGAAGCCCTGACTGAAGCTCTTCAACACAAGATAATCAGAGGTGCTGGGCTCGATGTTACTACTCCAGAGCCACTGCCTCTGGACCACCCTCTGTTATCTCTGAATAACTGCATAGTGTTGCCTCACATCGGCAGTGCAACCATAGATGCAAGGAAGACAATGGCTGAACTCACTGCTGTTAACATACTTGAAGCCCTAAAAGGCTTTGAAATGCCATCTGAGTTAAAAATtacttag